Part of the Mesotoga sp. UBA6090 genome is shown below.
TCCTCGTATTCGCAGTCAATACTTCCGCTCTCGGGCTCTATCAGACCGCAGAGAAGCTGTAGAAGAGTCGACTTTCCCGAACCCGTTCTACCCGTAAGTATTACAAAAGATCCCGACTCTAGGTCAAACGATACTTCCTTCAGTGCGGTAATTCGTGAATTCTTCCCTTGACCTTTGTAGCTGAATGAGACTTCTCGAACCTTCAGCATGATACTGCAATCTCGAATGGAATTGTCATTTCCGCTTCAACGAATACTGAAGGTGATTCCCTGAGTTCTTTAGAGTTTCCATCAAACAGCTTACGCCCTCTGCCAATCAAAACGAATCTCTCGAAGTCTTGGACTTCGGAGAATCTGTTGGTCGCGAAAATCACTGAGGTTTCCGGGCTCACAATCTCTGACAGTGTGGCAAGCATAACTTCTCTATCGTGTCTATCGATCATAGAAAGAGGCTCATCCAGCAAAAGAAGACCGGGTTCCGAAATGAGAGCGGCAGCAAGAGAAACAAGCTGGCGTTGGCCTCCCGAAAGAGTGAGAATATCTCTATCCCTGATGCCGG
Proteins encoded:
- a CDS encoding energy-coupling factor ABC transporter ATP-binding protein produces the protein MSPEKSDTLLSLLNISVKAGGASILENFSLDVSKGERLALLGKNGSGKTTLLNTISGLKKPFSGRVSLEGQIGVVFQNPDSALFGSTVEENLAFPLQSLSLSRSEIMERIQLFISRFELTGIRDRDILTLSGGQRQLVSLAAALISEPGLLLLDEPLSMIDRHDREVMLATLSEIVSPETSVIFATNRFSEVQDFERFVLIGRGRKLFDGNSKELRESPSVFVEAEMTIPFEIAVSC